One genomic window of Scylla paramamosain isolate STU-SP2022 chromosome 48, ASM3559412v1, whole genome shotgun sequence includes the following:
- the LOC135095333 gene encoding RB1-inducible coiled-coil protein 1-like translates to MIYVFLVDTGTMMTFDMNLALESVEVLKGAIHNAVKVPTDKQISEGLLEQVGQEVSAVLREADRPQMKEVKGLGERLCGLEQLMHDAAYVVQEQSNFSQALLKNRDRAGKVNDPSIFPDLCTSHRKNLMHMLKNHQKCY, encoded by the exons ATGATTTACGTTTTCCTCGTTGACACTGGCACCATGATGACCTTTGACATGAACCTGGCACTAGAgag TGTTGAGGTGTTGAAGGGTGCAATACACAATGCTGTCAAGGTGCCCACAGACAAACAG ATCAGTGAGGGGCTGCTGGAACAAGTGGGGCAAGAGGTCAGCGCTGTGCTTCGAGAGGCAGACCGGCCACagatgaaggaggtgaaggggctTGGTGAGCGCCTGTGTGGCCTGGAGCAGCTCATGCATGATGCTGCCTACGTGGTGCAGGAGCAGAGCAATTTCTCACAG GCTCTGTTGAAGAACCGGGACAGGGCAGGGAAGGTGAATGACCCATCTATATTCCCTGACCTCTGCACTTCACACCGCAAGAATTTGATGCACATGTTGAAAAACcatcaaaa GTgttactaa